The following proteins are co-located in the Imtechella halotolerans genome:
- a CDS encoding glycosyltransferase, with the protein MNIHFSIVVPVYNRPDETRELLESIAAQTYDQTFEVVIVEDGSQITSEAEVAKFQSQLDIHYLCKSNSGPGDSRNYGMRLAKGSYFIILDSDCILPEHYLESVASFLDKNFVHCFGGPDAALDSFSTIQKAINYSMTSFFTTGGIRGSKKSVNKFQPRSFNMGISKEAFLATGGYGKIHPGEDPDLTIRLWETGYETALIEDAFVYHKRRISWEKFYKQVNKFGQTRPILNNRYPYTAKITYWFPALFCIGFVVALSLLFFGQVAGILLYASYFIVIIMHSARENKSWKVGLMTLIAVCIQFFGYGYGFLRSTLVLRLVKKSPEELFPHLFFK; encoded by the coding sequence ATGAATATACATTTTTCTATAGTTGTGCCAGTGTATAACCGGCCTGATGAAACTCGTGAATTACTAGAGAGTATTGCAGCTCAAACGTATGATCAAACCTTTGAAGTCGTTATTGTGGAGGATGGTTCTCAAATAACTTCCGAGGCAGAGGTGGCAAAGTTTCAATCACAACTGGATATTCATTATTTGTGTAAGTCCAACTCCGGACCTGGTGATTCCCGTAACTATGGAATGCGTTTAGCTAAAGGTTCCTACTTTATCATATTAGATTCTGATTGTATACTTCCTGAACATTACCTGGAATCTGTAGCAAGTTTTTTAGACAAGAATTTTGTACACTGCTTTGGTGGTCCTGATGCAGCTCTAGATAGTTTTTCTACTATTCAAAAGGCCATTAACTATAGTATGACGTCATTTTTTACCACAGGAGGTATTCGTGGAAGTAAAAAATCTGTCAATAAATTCCAGCCGCGCAGTTTTAATATGGGAATATCCAAGGAGGCCTTTTTAGCCACTGGAGGCTATGGGAAAATTCACCCGGGAGAAGACCCTGACCTAACTATTCGATTATGGGAAACGGGTTATGAAACAGCCCTTATAGAAGATGCATTTGTATACCACAAAAGGCGTATATCATGGGAGAAATTTTATAAGCAAGTCAATAAGTTTGGTCAAACCAGACCTATACTTAATAATCGATATCCTTACACAGCTAAAATCACCTATTGGTTTCCGGCCTTGTTTTGTATAGGGTTTGTTGTGGCATTAAGTTTGTTGTTTTTCGGGCAAGTAGCTGGAATACTTTTATATGCCAGTTATTTTATTGTGATCATAATGCATAGTGCCAGAGAAAATAAAAGCTGGAAAGTAGGACTAATGACCCTAATTGCTGTATGCATTCAGTTTTTTGGATATGGATATGGTTTTTTGAGGTCAACTTTGGTTTTACGACTTGTTAAAAAGAGTCCAGAAGAGTTATTTCCGCACCTATTCTTTAAGTAG
- the coaBC gene encoding bifunctional phosphopantothenoylcysteine decarboxylase/phosphopantothenate--cysteine ligase CoaBC translates to MSILSGKNILLGITGGIAAYKTPSLVRLFVKAGAHVRVVMTDSAKEFVTPLSLSTVSKNPVYSSFTSEGEENGLWNNHVDLGLWADIMLIAPATANTLSKMAHGVSDNFLLATYLSAKCPVFFAPAMDLDMYRHSSTRNTFDILRAFGNIMIPATHGELASGLVGEGRMAEPEDIFSFVEAELYKKLPLRGKRFLVTAGPTYEAIDPVRFIGNHSSGKMGIAIANSAASLGAEVVLVLGPSTETEFHPQVIVERVVSAKQMYEAAHVHYPDVDVAILAAAVADYRPTSVADQKIKKATSALHIELEPTQDILASLGTLKKQQFLVGFALETENEKDNAIGKLKRKNLDAIVLNSLNDQGAGFGKSTNKITFIDKEQVSIDFPLKTKVEVAQDIINEIISRIHA, encoded by the coding sequence ATGTCTATACTAAGCGGCAAAAACATACTGTTAGGAATTACAGGTGGCATTGCCGCTTATAAGACTCCTTCTTTGGTAAGGCTTTTTGTGAAAGCAGGAGCCCATGTACGTGTAGTTATGACGGACAGTGCCAAAGAATTTGTTACCCCACTTTCACTTTCTACAGTTTCAAAAAATCCGGTATATTCTTCTTTTACCAGTGAAGGTGAAGAGAATGGGCTTTGGAATAATCATGTGGATTTAGGGTTGTGGGCTGATATCATGCTTATAGCACCAGCGACGGCTAATACATTGTCTAAAATGGCTCATGGTGTAAGTGATAATTTTTTGTTAGCTACCTACCTTTCTGCCAAATGTCCTGTATTTTTTGCCCCGGCAATGGACCTGGATATGTACAGACATTCCTCTACGCGAAACACCTTTGATATTTTAAGAGCTTTCGGCAACATTATGATTCCGGCAACTCATGGTGAACTCGCTAGTGGACTTGTTGGAGAAGGGCGAATGGCAGAACCTGAAGATATTTTTTCTTTTGTAGAGGCAGAGTTGTACAAAAAATTACCACTTAGAGGGAAACGATTTTTAGTCACCGCAGGTCCTACCTATGAGGCCATCGATCCTGTGCGTTTTATTGGAAACCATTCCAGTGGAAAAATGGGAATAGCTATCGCTAATTCGGCCGCTAGTTTAGGGGCTGAGGTGGTATTAGTGTTAGGACCATCCACTGAAACTGAATTTCATCCTCAGGTAATCGTCGAGCGTGTAGTAAGCGCCAAACAGATGTATGAGGCCGCCCATGTTCATTATCCCGATGTAGATGTAGCTATTTTAGCAGCAGCAGTTGCTGATTACAGACCTACATCTGTGGCTGATCAGAAAATAAAAAAAGCGACTTCAGCGTTACATATAGAGTTGGAGCCGACCCAGGATATATTAGCCTCTTTAGGAACGCTGAAAAAACAGCAATTTCTAGTGGGTTTTGCCTTAGAAACGGAAAACGAGAAAGACAATGCTATTGGCAAACTAAAGCGAAAGAATTTAGATGCCATTGTACTTAATTCTCTGAATGACCAAGGAGCTGGTTTTGGTAAATCAACAAATAAAATTACCTTTATAGACAAAGAGCAAGTTTCGATAGATTTTCCATTGAAAACTAAAGTGGAAGTAGCTCAGGATATTATAAATGAAATTATCTCTCGTATCCATGCGTAA
- a CDS encoding enoyl-ACP reductase FabI, whose amino-acid sequence MSYNLLKGKRGIIFGALDENSIAWKTAERVHAEGGTFVLTNAPIAMRMGQINALAEKTGSQIIPADATNMEDLQNLVTKAMEILGGKLDFVLHSIGMSVNVRKGIHYTESNYDFTTKGWDVSAVSFHKVCQTLYKNDAMNEWGSIVALTYMAAQRTFPDYNDMADNKAYLESIARSFGYFFGKDRKVRVNTISQSPTPTTAGQGVKGFDGFIAYAEAMSPLGNATAQDCADYTVSLFSDLTKKVTMQNLFHDGGFSNTGVSQEVIEKFNP is encoded by the coding sequence ATGTCTTACAACTTATTGAAAGGTAAAAGAGGGATCATCTTTGGTGCACTTGATGAAAATTCAATTGCGTGGAAAACGGCAGAACGCGTTCATGCTGAAGGAGGTACATTTGTATTGACCAATGCACCTATTGCAATGCGTATGGGGCAAATCAATGCTTTAGCAGAAAAAACAGGTTCTCAGATTATCCCTGCTGATGCAACTAATATGGAAGATTTACAGAATTTGGTAACCAAGGCAATGGAAATTCTTGGAGGAAAACTTGATTTTGTATTGCATTCTATAGGTATGTCTGTAAACGTACGAAAAGGGATTCATTATACAGAATCTAATTATGATTTCACTACCAAAGGTTGGGATGTATCAGCGGTTTCTTTCCATAAAGTTTGTCAAACTTTGTATAAGAATGATGCTATGAACGAGTGGGGAAGTATTGTAGCTTTAACGTATATGGCTGCACAACGTACCTTCCCTGATTATAATGATATGGCAGATAATAAGGCGTACCTTGAGTCTATTGCTCGAAGTTTTGGTTATTTCTTTGGGAAAGATAGAAAAGTACGTGTGAATACCATATCTCAATCACCAACCCCAACCACTGCAGGTCAAGGAGTGAAAGGATTTGATGGATTTATTGCGTATGCAGAGGCTATGTCTCCACTAGGAAACGCTACAGCTCAAGACTGTGCAGATTACACGGTATCTCTTTTCTCAGATCTTACTAAAAAGGTGACTATGCAGAATTTATTCCATGATGGTGGATTCTCAAATACAGGAGTAAGTCAAGAAGTGATTGAAAAATTCAATCCATAA
- a CDS encoding outer membrane protein assembly factor BamD, which translates to MRYLAVVLLTLVLTVSCNEYQKVLKSEDAKLKYDLAEKFYNEGDFRRANRLFEQIAPQYIGKPQGERIIFMYANSFYQIRDYYTGGYQFERFAKSYPRSEKVEEAAFLAAKCLYLSSPKYSIDQTETHKAIEKLQLYINQYPTSENLPEANKMAQELSEKLQRKEYEIAKQYNTTRNYESSVTSFNNFLLDFPGSIYREDAMFYRFDSAYRLAINSVSYKIEERLLEAEGHYNNLKKYYPQTKYADKADAMKAEIEEQLKTVTSK; encoded by the coding sequence ATGAGATACCTAGCAGTAGTGTTACTTACACTGGTACTTACAGTTTCATGTAATGAATATCAGAAAGTACTGAAAAGTGAGGATGCCAAATTAAAGTATGATTTGGCTGAGAAGTTTTATAACGAAGGAGACTTCCGTAGAGCCAATCGCTTGTTTGAGCAGATTGCTCCTCAATATATAGGTAAGCCTCAAGGTGAGCGTATCATCTTTATGTATGCCAATTCTTTCTATCAGATTAGAGATTATTATACTGGGGGATATCAATTTGAGCGTTTTGCAAAATCATATCCTCGTAGTGAGAAGGTTGAAGAAGCGGCATTTTTAGCTGCAAAGTGCTTGTATTTAAGTTCGCCTAAATATAGTATCGACCAAACTGAAACCCATAAGGCAATCGAAAAATTGCAGCTTTATATCAATCAGTATCCTACCTCAGAGAACTTGCCTGAAGCTAATAAGATGGCGCAAGAGTTGAGTGAAAAACTTCAACGTAAGGAATACGAAATAGCTAAGCAGTACAATACTACACGAAATTATGAGTCCTCTGTGACATCGTTCAATAACTTCTTATTAGATTTTCCAGGTAGTATCTATAGAGAAGATGCGATGTTTTACAGATTTGATTCCGCTTATAGACTTGCCATTAATAGTGTAAGTTATAAAATAGAAGAGCGTTTACTAGAGGCCGAAGGCCATTATAACAATCTGAAAAAGTACTATCCACAGACCAAGTATGCGGACAAAGCGGATGCTATGAAGGCAGAGATAGAGGAACAATTAAAAACAGTTACATCGAAATAA
- a CDS encoding lysoplasmalogenase family protein encodes MIVENKLRSIVSYLAILAVFCVPVLDIFRLWENPEASRKITGILTIPLVLVYYLMNTSVRDRLYLLSLLAVFIGDTVFTIDSTNFSWGLVLYALGNLMYCLVVFNNIEYLSYKAILLVSVPFFLVYLVPFLYFYEMIEKDFFEIMAYTLSIGFLVLMAWVEFFSRRTIANRWLLGSSIVMVISTLAYGVHMYIEGLLLLKAVVLLAFSGFHWMFSQYVIQSSNEPNEMKI; translated from the coding sequence ATGATTGTAGAAAATAAGTTGCGGTCCATCGTTAGCTATCTTGCCATCCTGGCCGTGTTTTGTGTACCTGTATTGGATATATTTCGCTTATGGGAGAATCCTGAAGCAAGTCGTAAAATTACAGGTATATTGACGATACCGTTGGTATTGGTGTATTATTTGATGAACACCTCAGTAAGGGATCGGTTGTATCTCTTAAGTCTTCTGGCTGTATTTATCGGTGATACCGTGTTTACTATAGATTCGACCAATTTTAGTTGGGGCCTTGTTTTATATGCCTTAGGTAATCTGATGTATTGTCTGGTGGTGTTTAATAATATAGAATATCTTTCCTATAAGGCTATCTTGTTAGTTTCTGTTCCCTTTTTTCTTGTATACCTAGTTCCGTTTCTTTATTTCTACGAAATGATTGAAAAGGATTTCTTTGAAATTATGGCCTATACGCTTTCTATTGGGTTTTTGGTTTTAATGGCTTGGGTAGAATTCTTTAGTAGGCGAACAATTGCAAATAGATGGTTGCTTGGAAGCAGTATTGTGATGGTTATATCTACCTTGGCATATGGTGTGCATATGTATATAGAAGGGTTGTTGCTTTTAAAAGCGGTGGTGTTGCTGGCCTTCTCAGGATTTCATTGGATGTTTAGTCAGTATGTAATACAATCATCCAATGAACCTAATGAGATGAAAATATAG
- a CDS encoding DUF6913 domain-containing protein: MFLKALKRKSAKKFLHQVALTPKSNRSFDVKAVKKVACLVDLNAFNRPEQLNSFCEVFGLESSNFHLLGYKEQPGDASIAYFTPDGLQWKGVYKQEEVNLFLGNTYDILINYFQEPKVPILAVSARVDANIRLGFDGIGAKFNDIHFKGELKEMAAFQKEMMKYLQVIR, from the coding sequence ATGTTTTTAAAAGCACTCAAAAGAAAGTCAGCTAAGAAATTTTTACATCAAGTAGCTCTGACCCCAAAAAGCAATCGGTCATTTGATGTAAAGGCTGTAAAAAAAGTAGCTTGTTTAGTGGATTTAAATGCATTTAATCGACCAGAACAGCTGAACTCATTTTGTGAAGTTTTCGGACTTGAATCAAGCAATTTTCACCTGCTGGGATATAAAGAACAGCCAGGAGATGCATCCATCGCTTATTTCACGCCTGATGGACTTCAATGGAAAGGAGTATATAAACAGGAAGAAGTGAACCTTTTTTTAGGGAATACCTACGATATTTTAATTAATTATTTTCAAGAACCTAAAGTGCCTATTTTGGCGGTATCTGCTCGAGTAGATGCAAACATTCGATTAGGGTTTGATGGAATTGGAGCGAAGTTTAATGATATTCACTTTAAAGGTGAACTTAAAGAAATGGCAGCCTTCCAAAAAGAAATGATGAAATACTTACAAGTAATACGATAA
- the recN gene encoding DNA repair protein RecN, with the protein MLQSLSIKNFALIEDIKVRFSEGFLVITGETGAGKSILLDALSLVLGKRADLNSLKNKEEKCVIEAVFDIEHYGLAPFFAAEDIDFDASTIIRREILPSGKSRAFINDTPVTLDVMSSLGEQLVDVHSQHQTLQLGDTAFQFGFIDAVAGNTLVLEKYTSAYKELQKARAVLKSTVDSQAEAQKEYDYNLFLLKELKEAKLQAGVQEQLEEVHEKLSNIETIQERLAAGIQLFSEESVGVLSSLSELKSTFQKLTSYGKVFQELSDRLQSLFIEAEDIHQELQMQVQGLESDPGQLEQVSARLQRIYDLQKKHQVATVEELLTIEKALEVKVGVVENAEEFIKEQQKEVEKASEFTDKIAEQIRANRLKVIPKLKKQLETMLAELGMPNAQFQIEVAPSEVYFANGKDSLVFLFSANKGTAFGELKKVASGGELSRIMLVIKAIMAEHMSLPTIMFDEIDTGVSGEIASKMAAIMKEMSASRQVFSITHLPQVASKGGHHYKVFKEEVSGVTATQLTLLSKEERIVEIAQMLGGNLVTESALAHAKELLA; encoded by the coding sequence GTGTTACAATCTCTTTCCATTAAAAATTTTGCACTTATTGAGGATATTAAAGTGCGTTTTTCTGAAGGCTTTTTGGTGATTACCGGAGAGACGGGGGCTGGGAAATCCATTCTCCTGGACGCGCTTTCGTTGGTATTAGGTAAAAGAGCGGATCTGAATAGCTTAAAGAATAAAGAAGAGAAATGTGTTATTGAGGCAGTATTTGATATTGAGCATTACGGATTAGCGCCTTTTTTTGCTGCAGAAGACATAGATTTTGATGCTTCCACCATTATTCGTAGAGAAATTCTTCCTAGTGGAAAATCCAGAGCTTTTATCAATGATACACCAGTTACCTTAGATGTAATGAGCTCCTTAGGAGAACAACTGGTTGATGTGCATTCTCAACATCAGACCTTACAGCTGGGAGATACTGCTTTTCAGTTCGGGTTCATTGATGCTGTGGCTGGAAACACATTGGTTTTAGAAAAGTATACAAGTGCTTATAAGGAACTGCAGAAAGCTCGAGCAGTGTTAAAAAGTACGGTGGATAGCCAAGCAGAAGCTCAAAAGGAATATGACTATAATCTTTTCCTTTTAAAAGAACTAAAGGAAGCTAAATTGCAAGCTGGAGTACAAGAACAACTGGAGGAAGTACATGAGAAGCTTTCCAATATAGAAACCATTCAAGAACGACTTGCAGCTGGGATTCAGTTATTCTCTGAGGAGAGTGTTGGCGTGCTAAGTTCACTAAGTGAACTGAAGTCCACATTTCAAAAACTTACCAGTTATGGGAAGGTATTTCAGGAATTGTCCGATCGACTACAATCGCTATTTATAGAGGCGGAAGATATTCATCAAGAGTTACAAATGCAAGTGCAAGGATTGGAAAGCGATCCTGGGCAATTGGAGCAGGTAAGTGCTCGACTTCAAAGAATATATGATCTCCAAAAAAAGCATCAGGTTGCAACTGTAGAGGAGTTGCTTACGATTGAAAAAGCCTTAGAGGTGAAAGTGGGGGTGGTAGAAAATGCAGAAGAGTTTATTAAGGAGCAGCAAAAGGAGGTGGAAAAGGCCTCTGAGTTTACCGATAAAATAGCGGAACAAATACGTGCTAATCGATTGAAAGTGATTCCTAAATTGAAAAAGCAATTGGAAACCATGTTGGCTGAATTGGGAATGCCTAATGCGCAGTTTCAAATTGAAGTAGCTCCTTCTGAGGTCTATTTTGCCAATGGTAAGGATTCACTTGTGTTTTTATTTTCAGCTAATAAGGGAACCGCTTTTGGTGAGCTTAAAAAGGTAGCTTCAGGAGGGGAGTTGTCACGAATAATGTTGGTGATTAAGGCAATCATGGCAGAACATATGTCCCTTCCAACCATCATGTTTGATGAAATAGATACTGGGGTTTCTGGTGAAATTGCTTCTAAAATGGCAGCTATTATGAAGGAAATGAGTGCCAGTAGACAGGTGTTTTCTATTACTCATTTACCGCAGGTAGCTTCCAAAGGAGGGCATCATTATAAGGTGTTTAAGGAAGAGGTGTCAGGTGTTACAGCAACCCAACTTACCTTACTTTCTAAGGAAGAAAGAATAGTTGAAATAGCGCAAATGTTGGGAGGAAACCTTGTTACGGAATCAGCTCTTGCACACGCAAAGGAATTATTAGCCTAG
- a CDS encoding DNA-directed RNA polymerase subunit omega codes for MSDLKKTEAPVTTITYDRNKLDTPTENVYEAISIVAKRAIQINAEIKKELIEKLEEFATYNDSLEEIFENKEQIEVSKFYEKLPKPHALAVQEWLENKIYYRNTEEK; via the coding sequence ATGAGCGATTTAAAGAAGACAGAAGCGCCGGTAACTACCATTACGTATGACCGCAATAAGTTAGATACGCCTACGGAAAATGTCTATGAGGCTATTTCTATTGTCGCTAAACGCGCGATACAAATCAACGCTGAGATTAAAAAGGAGTTAATTGAGAAGTTAGAAGAGTTTGCTACTTATAACGATAGCCTAGAGGAGATCTTTGAAAACAAAGAGCAAATTGAAGTTTCTAAATTCTACGAGAAATTACCAAAACCACATGCATTAGCAGTTCAAGAGTGGTTGGAGAATAAAATTTACTACAGAAATACAGAGGAAAAATAA
- a CDS encoding 5'-nucleotidase C-terminal domain-containing protein, translating to MKIKHFVIFITFSLFWSCSETPKHIHRIEGTQLNVNDSLSENQQIEDFVKPYRDHIDKDLAKVLAHNPSTLTKTDTPYNTALGNLMADAVYQMTNPIYKNRTGREIDFVILNNGGIRSSLPKGDVTTRSAFELMPFENMVVVVEISGDRMQELAQYLIKGKTAHPLSNQFQLHFNKDESISTFTVKGKPIIAEQTYHIATTDYLMNGGDHMNFFSNPVSVTETDYLLRNLLIDYFTAIDTISAVSDNRFGPNN from the coding sequence ATGAAAATTAAACATTTTGTTATTTTTATAACATTTAGTTTGTTTTGGAGCTGTTCAGAGACACCAAAGCATATCCATCGCATTGAAGGCACCCAACTAAATGTAAACGACTCTTTGAGTGAGAATCAACAAATTGAGGACTTCGTAAAACCATACAGAGACCATATTGATAAAGATCTAGCCAAAGTACTCGCCCATAATCCGTCAACTCTAACCAAAACAGACACCCCATACAATACGGCTCTTGGTAATCTTATGGCAGATGCCGTTTATCAAATGACCAATCCAATTTACAAAAACAGAACTGGGAGAGAAATAGATTTTGTAATTCTAAATAACGGAGGTATACGATCTTCACTACCCAAAGGTGATGTAACCACTCGTTCCGCCTTTGAATTAATGCCTTTTGAAAATATGGTCGTGGTAGTAGAAATTTCAGGTGATCGGATGCAAGAATTAGCTCAGTATCTTATTAAAGGAAAAACAGCCCATCCACTTTCGAACCAATTTCAGCTTCACTTTAATAAGGATGAAAGCATTTCTACATTTACCGTAAAAGGAAAGCCGATAATAGCGGAACAAACCTATCATATAGCTACCACCGACTACCTAATGAACGGAGGGGATCACATGAACTTTTTTAGTAATCCAGTTTCAGTTACTGAAACAGACTACTTATTACGAAATCTTCTAATAGACTATTTCACAGCCATTGACACCATATCAGCTGTTTCAGATAATCGATTTGGTCCAAACAATTAA
- a CDS encoding bifunctional metallophosphatase/5'-nucleotidase produces the protein MKRRQFIQHTAGASALVSLSGLPLTSCTSLNTKKHITILHTNDTHSHIDVIPADDPRNPNQGGVARRAILVEKIRQENPNTLLLDAGDIFQGTPYFNYYGGELEFKLMSMLKYDAATLGNHDFDNSIDGLYAQLPHAKFDFIISNYDFKNTVMDTHTKPYKVYHKDGIRIGIFGLGIELDGLVNKKMYKETSFLPPIEIAQDMSRILKDEERCDLVICLSHLGYHYENSQRPSDLQIAANTEDIDLIIGGHTHTFLKKPTVVKNRKGKNMLVNQVGCYGINVGRIDFYFENGETTANGSTIIV, from the coding sequence ATGAAACGTAGACAATTTATTCAACATACAGCAGGTGCATCTGCACTGGTATCCTTAAGTGGACTCCCACTGACAAGTTGTACCTCTTTAAATACAAAAAAGCATATTACTATTTTACATACCAATGACACTCACAGTCATATTGATGTAATTCCCGCGGATGATCCAAGAAACCCTAATCAGGGAGGAGTGGCGCGTAGAGCCATACTAGTAGAAAAAATTCGTCAGGAAAATCCAAATACGCTGCTCCTAGATGCTGGAGATATTTTTCAAGGCACTCCGTATTTCAATTACTATGGCGGAGAATTGGAATTTAAACTAATGAGTATGCTTAAATACGATGCCGCCACCCTAGGTAACCATGATTTTGACAACTCAATTGACGGTTTATACGCGCAACTTCCACATGCTAAATTTGATTTTATTATTTCCAATTACGATTTTAAAAATACCGTTATGGATACCCATACTAAACCTTACAAAGTATATCATAAGGACGGTATACGTATCGGCATTTTTGGGTTAGGTATCGAACTCGATGGGCTCGTAAACAAAAAAATGTATAAGGAAACCTCCTTTCTACCTCCTATAGAGATAGCCCAGGATATGAGTCGGATTTTAAAAGATGAAGAGCGTTGCGATTTGGTTATTTGCCTTTCTCACTTGGGGTATCATTATGAAAACAGCCAAAGACCTTCAGATCTACAAATAGCCGCCAATACCGAGGACATCGATCTCATTATTGGAGGACATACCCATACCTTTTTAAAGAAACCTACGGTAGTTAAGAATCGTAAAGGAAAAAATATGCTTGTAAATCAAGTAGGTTGCTACGGTATAAACGTAGGTAGAATCGATTTCTATTTTGAAAATGGAGAAACCACAGCTAACGGTTCCACCATCATCGTATAA
- the dapA gene encoding 4-hydroxy-tetrahydrodipicolinate synthase: MNTKFLGTGVALITPFQQDKSVDVQALERLVNYVIEGGVEYLVVLGTTAESATLTKAEKELVKSTITRANAGRVPMVLGVGGNNTAEVVEELTSGEYGEYDAILSVSPYYNKPTQEGIYQHFKAVSQASPIPVIVYNVPGRTASNMLPSTVVRLAKDFTNIIGIKEAAGDTVQAFRLIKDKPEGFLVISGDDMITLPMTLAGGAGVISVIGQGLPREFSQMVRYALEGNAIEASKLHYQIMESIDLIFEEGNPAGIKSMLQQLGVCQDDVRLPLVGATESLQHKIAAFLKQLNQVTA, translated from the coding sequence ATGAATACAAAATTTTTAGGAACTGGTGTAGCACTAATTACCCCTTTCCAACAGGATAAATCTGTAGATGTACAGGCTTTAGAGCGATTGGTAAATTATGTAATTGAAGGAGGAGTTGAGTATTTAGTGGTGTTAGGGACTACTGCTGAAAGCGCTACCTTGACTAAAGCAGAGAAAGAACTAGTGAAAAGCACTATTACCAGAGCAAATGCGGGAAGAGTACCTATGGTTTTAGGTGTTGGAGGTAATAATACTGCAGAGGTTGTTGAAGAACTGACCTCTGGAGAATATGGGGAATATGATGCGATTTTGTCTGTGTCACCTTATTATAACAAACCAACACAAGAGGGGATCTATCAACATTTTAAAGCTGTTTCTCAGGCTTCCCCAATTCCGGTAATTGTATATAACGTTCCTGGTAGAACCGCCTCAAATATGTTACCTTCTACTGTAGTGCGATTAGCTAAGGACTTTACAAATATAATAGGTATTAAAGAAGCTGCTGGAGATACCGTTCAGGCTTTTCGTTTAATTAAAGATAAGCCAGAAGGATTTTTAGTAATTTCTGGTGATGATATGATTACCCTTCCCATGACATTGGCAGGTGGAGCTGGTGTTATTTCTGTAATTGGTCAGGGATTACCAAGAGAATTTTCTCAAATGGTGCGATATGCCCTAGAAGGAAATGCTATAGAAGCTTCCAAGCTGCATTATCAAATAATGGAGAGTATTGATCTTATTTTTGAAGAAGGAAACCCTGCAGGTATTAAAAGTATGTTACAGCAATTAGGGGTCTGCCAGGATGATGTACGTTTACCGCTAGTAGGTGCCACGGAGTCTCTTCAACATAAGATTGCCGCTTTTTTAAAGCAATTGAATCAGGTTACGGCCTGA
- the porD gene encoding type IX secretion system protein PorD, giving the protein MRNVVALLVVLCCIGTIGAQELNCSVQVNYQQVNQTNRQIFQTLQRSLNEFVNQTRWTDKTVGNNERINCSMVITVSSYESDRFQATIQVQSNRPVFDSSYKTTVFNFNDRNFSFAYQEYQPIFFNPNSFDSNLTAVIAYYVYVILGIDADTFKANGGTEYYRQAQQIVTMAQSSGYIGWQQTEGNRTRWELTDNLLSNTFKEYRSAMYNYHRLGLDTMVKDRKGGKDVISASIRQFEILAGRRPNALLTQTFFDAKADEIQQIFSGGPMVNTSSLVQILNKVAPIHADKWQRIKP; this is encoded by the coding sequence ATGCGTAATGTAGTTGCTTTATTAGTTGTATTATGTTGTATTGGGACCATTGGAGCCCAGGAATTGAATTGTAGCGTTCAGGTCAATTATCAGCAGGTCAATCAAACTAATAGGCAAATTTTTCAAACATTACAGCGATCTCTCAATGAGTTTGTCAATCAAACCCGTTGGACTGATAAAACGGTGGGAAATAATGAGCGTATTAATTGCTCCATGGTAATTACGGTGTCTAGCTATGAATCGGACCGTTTTCAAGCTACCATCCAAGTTCAGTCAAACAGACCGGTTTTCGATTCATCCTACAAAACCACTGTTTTCAATTTTAATGACAGAAACTTTTCATTTGCCTATCAGGAATACCAACCTATATTCTTTAATCCCAATAGTTTTGATTCGAACTTAACTGCAGTCATAGCCTATTATGTGTATGTAATTTTAGGAATTGATGCGGATACTTTTAAGGCCAATGGCGGTACAGAATATTATCGTCAGGCGCAACAAATCGTTACGATGGCCCAAAGTAGCGGCTATATCGGATGGCAACAGACGGAAGGGAATCGTACACGATGGGAATTAACGGATAATTTGCTTTCAAATACTTTTAAGGAATATCGCTCTGCTATGTACAACTATCATCGTTTAGGGTTAGATACGATGGTTAAAGACCGAAAGGGAGGTAAAGATGTGATATCGGCTAGTATTCGACAATTTGAAATTTTAGCAGGTCGCCGTCCTAATGCACTGCTTACCCAAACCTTCTTTGATGCTAAAGCAGATGAAATTCAACAAATTTTCTCTGGAGGACCTATGGTAAATACGTCTAGTTTAGTTCAAATCTTGAATAAAGTAGCACCGATTCATGCCGATAAGTGGCAACGAATTAAGCCGTAA